The following proteins are co-located in the Chryseobacterium daecheongense genome:
- a CDS encoding 2TM domain-containing protein, which produces MKRKNLIVLLWVTIGTALFFFLFFTKEKTIDNLMLSFLISGLYSFVLGMGNGMLNDYLNKKVPWSEATTKRAVISVISILIANIILVYICNYINFVLFQKDATSEEFFSGKYNFINWFMVNIALLISAFLHARGFMEELKKTSKKEVVEQKLIAKSANAQFETLKNQLDPHFLFNSLNVLSALIDENPKQAQKFTASMSKIYRYVLEQKDKELVTVEDEIEFAKTYCELLKTRFEDSVDFIFDVRKEDYRRYVVPLSLQLLLENCIKHNFATSSKPLIIKVFSENDTLCIENNLQVREQIKESAGIGLANIVQRYSLLTKRNVFIEKSDDYFKVKLPVLSDKPNVVSIKPEDEDKAYKKAQKRVKEIKGFYANLISYCLVISFLIFINLYTQSRYHWFWWPLLGWGFGVASHAFQVFGIGESWQEKKIQEIMDKQKNKNNGNV; this is translated from the coding sequence ATGAAACGCAAAAACCTTATTGTTCTGCTTTGGGTAACCATAGGAACGGCATTATTCTTCTTCCTGTTTTTTACAAAGGAGAAGACCATTGACAATCTAATGCTTTCCTTTCTTATTTCTGGTCTTTATTCTTTTGTGCTGGGGATGGGGAATGGCATGCTCAATGATTATTTAAATAAAAAGGTTCCATGGTCTGAAGCTACCACCAAAAGAGCCGTTATAAGCGTTATTTCGATCCTTATAGCCAATATTATTCTCGTCTATATTTGCAATTACATCAATTTTGTTCTTTTCCAGAAAGATGCAACGTCAGAAGAGTTCTTTTCTGGGAAATATAATTTCATCAACTGGTTCATGGTGAATATTGCTCTTCTTATCTCAGCTTTTCTTCATGCCAGGGGTTTCATGGAAGAGCTCAAAAAAACTTCTAAAAAAGAAGTGGTAGAACAGAAATTGATTGCAAAATCTGCCAATGCACAGTTTGAAACCCTTAAAAATCAGCTCGATCCTCATTTTCTTTTTAATTCATTAAATGTACTAAGTGCCCTGATTGATGAAAATCCAAAGCAGGCACAGAAGTTTACAGCTTCTATGTCAAAGATTTACCGCTATGTACTGGAGCAAAAAGATAAAGAACTTGTTACTGTAGAAGATGAAATAGAATTTGCAAAAACATACTGCGAATTGCTGAAAACAAGGTTTGAGGACAGTGTAGATTTTATTTTTGATGTCCGGAAAGAAGATTACAGGAGGTATGTCGTTCCGCTTTCTCTTCAATTGCTTCTTGAAAACTGTATCAAGCATAATTTTGCAACCTCTTCAAAACCATTGATCATAAAAGTTTTTTCGGAGAATGATACACTTTGTATTGAAAATAATCTGCAGGTTCGGGAACAGATTAAAGAAAGTGCCGGAATTGGACTTGCCAATATTGTACAAAGGTACTCACTGCTGACCAAAAGAAATGTTTTTATTGAGAAATCGGATGATTATTTTAAAGTGAAACTTCCGGTTCTATCAGATAAACCGAACGTTGTCAGTATTAAACCTGAAGATGAAGATAAGGCCTATAAAAAAGCTCAGAAAAGAGTAAAAGAGATCAAAGGATTCTATGCCAATCTTATTTCATACTGCCTTGTTATTTCCTTTTTAATCTTTATCAATCTTTATACTCAGAGCCGTTATCATTGGTTTTGGTGGCCACTCCTGGGTTGGGGATTTGGTGTTGCCTCTCATGCCTTCCAGGTATTCGGCATTGGAGAATCCTGGCAGGAAAAGAAAATTCAGGAAATTATGGATAAACAAAAAAACAAAAACAATGGAAACGTTTGA
- a CDS encoding 2TM domain-containing protein: METFDENDIRYQQAKKQVERLRGFYAHLFSYIGVNIIIAYFNYSNLDPGESYFQFKNFFTAIFWGVGLIAHALSVFLPRMDFAKKWEEKKIRELMNKDKKL; this comes from the coding sequence ATGGAAACGTTTGATGAAAATGATATTCGGTATCAGCAGGCTAAAAAACAGGTAGAGAGACTAAGAGGATTTTATGCTCATTTATTCTCTTACATTGGTGTAAATATTATAATTGCTTATTTCAATTATTCCAACCTGGACCCGGGAGAAAGCTATTTCCAGTTTAAAAACTTCTTTACAGCGATATTCTGGGGAGTAGGACTTATCGCTCATGCACTTTCTGTTTTTCTGCCAAGAATGGACTTTGCTAAAAAATGGGAAGAGAAGAAGATCAGGGAGCTGATGAACAAGGATAAAAAATTGTAA
- a CDS encoding isoprenylcysteine carboxylmethyltransferase family protein has translation MNLQILFYASMAVWFLSEIIYKQKLKSADKDQKKDQSTLSILWIVIIFSIGSAVMVSHISDFVITDSVWIVYTGQALIIIGIVCRYLIIRSLGKYFTVDVTIREDHKIKKDGLYHYVRHPSYTFALLTFLGLGLYLNNWISFALAFIPPCIAFSSRIKIEEQVLIGQFGDDYIQYRKATKKLIPFIY, from the coding sequence ATGAATCTACAAATCTTATTTTACGCTTCTATGGCAGTCTGGTTTCTTAGTGAAATCATCTATAAACAAAAATTGAAATCAGCAGATAAGGATCAGAAAAAAGATCAATCCACTCTCAGTATTCTTTGGATAGTTATCATCTTTTCAATCGGAAGTGCTGTTATGGTGTCTCATATATCTGATTTTGTGATTACAGATTCAGTCTGGATTGTATATACCGGCCAGGCCCTCATTATCATTGGAATTGTATGCCGGTATCTTATCATCAGGTCTTTAGGTAAATATTTTACTGTAGATGTGACAATACGGGAAGATCATAAAATTAAAAAAGACGGGCTTTATCATTATGTGAGACATCCCTCCTATACTTTTGCATTGTTAACTTTCCTGGGACTAGGCTTATATCTAAATAACTGGATTTCCTTTGCCCTGGCGTTTATTCCTCCATGTATAGCATTTAGTTCCAGGATTAAAATAGAGGAACAGGTGCTCATTGGACAGTTTGGTGATGATTATATACAATACAGGAAAGCAACAAAAAAGCTTATTCCATTTATTTATTAA
- a CDS encoding 2TM domain-containing protein, which yields METLSFDKENLTYKKAVRRVKELKAFYGNLTSYCLVIPFLFVLNLLTSPDHLWFYWPMLGWGIGIIVHAINVFGIGKEWEERKIKELMETGKRNHGKVL from the coding sequence ATGGAAACATTATCATTCGACAAGGAAAATCTGACTTATAAAAAAGCAGTAAGACGGGTAAAAGAATTAAAGGCATTCTATGGGAATCTGACTTCCTATTGTTTAGTAATCCCATTTTTATTTGTTTTAAACCTTTTAACATCACCTGACCACTTGTGGTTCTATTGGCCGATGCTTGGATGGGGAATAGGTATTATTGTTCATGCCATAAACGTCTTTGGAATAGGGAAAGAATGGGAGGAGAGAAAAATAAAAGAATTAATGGAAACAGGCAAAAGAAATCATGGAAAAGTACTTTAA
- a CDS encoding 2TM domain-containing protein has translation MEKYFNKNTMEYSQAYERVKRLKSFYKSLAWYCVIAGILFFNDYFEHGTIDFSPFHGSILLLIWGIILAMKAVRLFIFDSEWEQRTLDKQLHKGKPKI, from the coding sequence ATGGAAAAGTACTTTAATAAAAATACAATGGAATATAGCCAGGCCTACGAACGCGTAAAAAGATTGAAGAGTTTTTATAAAAGCCTTGCATGGTATTGCGTTATCGCAGGGATTTTGTTTTTCAATGATTATTTTGAGCACGGAACAATTGATTTTTCTCCTTTTCATGGATCGATCCTTTTGCTTATTTGGGGAATAATATTAGCTATGAAAGCAGTCAGGCTATTTATTTTTGACTCCGAATGGGAACAAAGAACCTTAGACAAGCAACTTCATAAGGGTAAGCCGAAAATATAG
- a CDS encoding LytTR family DNA-binding domain-containing protein, producing the protein MIKTVIIEDEKPASRKLERMLSIFPDIQVIAKIESVEEGLSWFSENEHPQLIFSDIVLGDGLSFDIFEKVPSKGFIIYTTAFDQYTLKAFKLNSIDYLLKPILEEDLAGAIDKFKSFLPSGNPVSSEEIKQLIKKDKSTLSRILVKIGYNLKIIQTNEVSCFFSENKIVYLQTRERTYPSDFTLDELEEILDEKKFFRVNRQFIVNSDYIKNIHTSPNYKVDLEFQPGEEITVSRDRVKDFKEWLVG; encoded by the coding sequence ATGATCAAAACTGTCATCATTGAAGATGAAAAACCAGCTTCAAGAAAATTGGAGCGGATGTTGAGCATATTTCCTGATATACAGGTAATTGCAAAAATAGAATCGGTAGAAGAAGGTCTTTCTTGGTTTTCTGAAAATGAACATCCGCAACTGATCTTTTCAGACATTGTTTTAGGAGATGGATTGTCTTTTGATATTTTTGAAAAAGTTCCATCAAAAGGATTCATCATCTATACGACGGCTTTTGATCAATATACTCTTAAAGCCTTTAAACTGAACAGTATTGATTACTTATTAAAACCAATTCTGGAAGAAGACCTGGCAGGAGCTATAGATAAATTTAAATCTTTTCTTCCTTCCGGGAACCCGGTTAGTTCTGAAGAAATTAAACAGCTGATAAAAAAGGACAAATCCACCCTTTCCAGAATTTTGGTCAAAATAGGATATAACCTGAAAATTATTCAGACCAATGAGGTAAGTTGTTTTTTCAGTGAAAATAAGATTGTCTACCTTCAGACACGGGAAAGAACATACCCTTCAGATTTTACACTTGATGAACTGGAAGAGATATTGGATGAGAAAAAATTCTTCCGTGTGAACAGGCAATTTATCGTTAACTCTGATTATATCAAAAATATTCATACTTCTCCAAATTATAAGGTTGATCTGGAATTCCAGCCGGGAGAGGAAATTACGGTAAGCCGGGATCGTGTGAAAGATTTTAAAGAGTGGTTGGTAGGCTAA
- the mnmA gene encoding tRNA 2-thiouridine(34) synthase MnmA: MKIVVGLSGGVDSSVTAYLLQQQGHEVVALFMRNWNDASVTLEDECPWIEDSNDALMVAQKLGIPFQVIDMSDLYKERIVDYMFAEYEKGRTPNPDVLCNREVKFDVFMKTAMSLGADKVATGHYARVTSTFDENGKEIFHLLAGKDNNKDQSYFLCQLSQDQLSKALFPIGELTKPEVREIAKEIGLVTADKKDSQGLCFIGKVSLPQFLQQQLKPKEGEIVEIFSDSPLFSKEKPSFSSKEEELQYLSQKISYKKSDGKVIGKHQGAQFFTIGQSKGLGIGGHKESCFIVSRDIENNIIFVGEGHSFPGLHKKALKINNPELHWVREDLRLSNGESMEVMARFRYRQPLQKATLYQFEDAFYIEFENLQSAIAEGQFASWYMEDELIGSGVIA; this comes from the coding sequence ATGAAAATAGTAGTAGGCCTCTCCGGAGGTGTAGATTCTAGCGTTACAGCCTATTTGCTGCAACAGCAAGGGCATGAAGTAGTGGCTTTGTTTATGAGGAACTGGAATGATGCTTCCGTAACATTAGAAGATGAATGTCCCTGGATAGAGGACAGTAATGACGCGTTAATGGTAGCTCAGAAGCTTGGAATACCATTCCAGGTTATTGATATGAGTGATCTTTATAAGGAACGTATCGTCGATTACATGTTTGCAGAATATGAAAAAGGGAGAACCCCGAATCCTGACGTACTATGCAACAGAGAGGTTAAATTTGATGTTTTTATGAAAACAGCAATGTCTTTGGGCGCGGATAAAGTTGCGACAGGACATTATGCCAGGGTAACCTCAACTTTTGATGAAAACGGAAAGGAAATTTTTCATTTACTGGCAGGTAAAGATAACAACAAGGACCAATCCTATTTCCTTTGTCAGCTGAGTCAGGATCAATTATCTAAGGCTTTGTTTCCTATTGGTGAACTTACAAAACCCGAAGTTAGGGAAATCGCAAAAGAAATTGGGCTGGTAACAGCGGATAAAAAGGACTCTCAGGGACTATGTTTTATAGGTAAAGTAAGTCTTCCTCAGTTTTTACAGCAGCAACTCAAGCCAAAAGAAGGTGAAATTGTAGAAATTTTCAGCGATTCTCCTTTATTTTCGAAAGAAAAGCCTTCATTTTCCTCGAAGGAAGAAGAACTCCAGTATTTATCACAAAAGATCAGTTATAAAAAATCTGACGGAAAGGTAATCGGAAAGCATCAGGGAGCTCAATTTTTCACGATCGGCCAAAGTAAGGGGCTTGGTATAGGCGGACATAAAGAAAGCTGTTTTATCGTATCCAGAGACATCGAAAACAATATTATTTTCGTAGGAGAAGGTCATAGCTTCCCCGGACTGCATAAAAAAGCTTTAAAAATAAATAATCCTGAACTTCATTGGGTGAGAGAGGACCTAAGACTTTCCAATGGTGAATCCATGGAAGTAATGGCCAGGTTCCGATACAGACAGCCTCTTCAAAAGGCTACGCTATACCAGTTTGAAGATGCTTTTTATATAGAATTTGAAAATCTGCAGTCTGCAATTGCTGAAGGACAGTTTGCATCATGGTATATGGAGGATGAATTGATAGGAAGCGGAGTTATTGCATAA
- a CDS encoding Crp/Fnr family transcriptional regulator — MKGENFSNNGLISFIKNTYPVSDFTANLIADNFEPVILPKHQLTLREGSINSDYIFLETGYMRSYVLDIDGNEVTTNIFKPNEMVFEVESYFQRKPSNENIETITRCIVWIGKYEKCQRLFHTLPEFREFGRAILVKGFTELKQRTVSMIKEKSERRYENLLLESPDIFRNVPLKFIASYLGITNTSLSRLRK; from the coding sequence ATGAAGGGCGAAAATTTTTCAAATAATGGTTTGATAAGTTTCATTAAAAATACTTATCCTGTATCAGATTTTACTGCCAATCTTATTGCCGACAATTTTGAACCTGTAATTTTACCGAAACATCAGCTTACCTTAAGAGAAGGAAGTATTAATTCTGATTATATTTTTCTCGAGACAGGCTACATGCGTTCATATGTGTTGGATATTGATGGAAATGAGGTAACAACGAATATATTCAAGCCCAATGAAATGGTTTTTGAAGTAGAATCTTATTTTCAAAGAAAACCGTCAAATGAAAATATTGAAACAATTACAAGATGTATTGTCTGGATTGGAAAATACGAAAAATGCCAACGACTTTTTCATACCTTACCAGAGTTTAGAGAATTTGGAAGAGCTATTTTGGTGAAAGGATTTACGGAGCTTAAACAACGTACCGTTTCCATGATTAAAGAAAAATCCGAAAGGAGATATGAAAATTTATTATTAGAATCGCCAGATATTTTCCGGAATGTTCCTTTAAAATTTATTGCATCTTATCTTGGAATTACAAATACTTCTTTAAGCCGGTTGAGAAAATAA
- a CDS encoding ATP-dependent Clp protease ATP-binding subunit, whose product MDYKFSQGLSQVFKQSKNEAKRLKSEFLNTEHLLLGIIKTENSAKEILQNLNADLTQIRRKIETLNTASLNPISEEVTNISFTKMADHAVKRAELECRQYKSNEINTVHLLLGILYKYEDPTSNILGAYDIDYEGVSREYQTMLKNSGQSPQMSAYDDDDEREEFEQMRKPAGNLGAAKSKTPTLDNFGRDLTSLARDGKLDPVIGREKEIERVSQILSRRKKNNPLLIGEPGVGKSAIAEGLALRIQQKKVSRVLFGKRVITLDLASLVAGTKYRGQFEERMKAIMTELEKNRDVILFIDELHTIVGAGSSTGSLDASNMFKPALARGEIQCIGATTLDEYRQYIEKDGALERRFQKVMVEPTSIDETIQILNQIKDKYEEHHNVIYTPEAILACVNLTSRYITDRFLPDKAIDAMDEAGSRVYIKNMKVPTEIIEFEKKIEDIKEMKQKAVKAQDYLEARKLKDEEERLQMELNAAQDQWDKDVKEKKETVTEENVAEVVSMMSGVPVTKVGKNELDKLAQMDNNLNGKVIGQEDAVRKVVKAIQRNRAGLKDPNRPIGTFIFLGTTGVGKTELAKVMARELFDSDEALIRIDMSEYMEKFAVSRLVGAPPGYVGYEEGGQLTEAVRRKPYAVVLLDEIEKAHPDVFNILLQILDEGHVTDSLGRKIDFRNTIIILTSNIGTRDLKDFGDGVGFGTSAKKSNTDNRARSTIENALKKAFAPEFLNRIDDIVIFNSLEQTDIKKIIDLELNKLYTRLDKLGYKVDLTEAAKDFISEKGWDKDFGARPLKRAIQKYIEDLLAEMLVNKQLNEGETIVLDVNEAKDGLTGKAQKTKKTTEKSSQ is encoded by the coding sequence ATGGATTATAAGTTTTCACAAGGTTTGAGCCAAGTGTTCAAACAGAGCAAAAATGAAGCTAAAAGGCTGAAAAGTGAATTTCTTAATACAGAACATCTACTTTTAGGTATTATAAAAACAGAAAACTCTGCAAAAGAAATCCTTCAAAACCTTAATGCCGATTTAACACAAATCAGAAGAAAAATTGAAACTCTAAATACAGCAAGTCTTAATCCTATTTCTGAGGAGGTAACCAATATTTCTTTCACGAAAATGGCAGATCATGCCGTTAAACGTGCAGAGTTAGAATGCCGACAATACAAAAGTAATGAAATTAATACCGTTCATTTACTTTTAGGTATTCTTTATAAATATGAAGATCCCACCTCAAATATATTAGGCGCTTACGATATCGACTATGAAGGCGTTTCAAGAGAGTACCAGACAATGCTTAAAAATTCCGGACAATCACCTCAGATGAGTGCTTATGATGATGATGATGAAAGAGAAGAATTTGAGCAGATGAGAAAACCGGCAGGAAATTTAGGCGCTGCAAAGAGCAAAACTCCTACGCTGGATAATTTTGGTAGAGACCTTACATCTTTAGCAAGGGATGGGAAGTTGGATCCTGTAATCGGACGTGAGAAAGAAATCGAGAGGGTTTCTCAGATTCTTTCCCGCAGAAAGAAAAACAATCCGCTTCTTATCGGAGAGCCCGGAGTGGGTAAATCTGCTATTGCAGAAGGATTAGCTTTAAGAATCCAGCAAAAAAAGGTTTCCAGAGTTCTTTTTGGTAAAAGAGTGATCACACTGGATCTAGCAAGTTTAGTTGCAGGAACGAAATACCGTGGTCAGTTCGAGGAAAGAATGAAGGCGATCATGACGGAATTGGAAAAGAATAGGGATGTTATCCTATTCATTGACGAGCTTCACACTATTGTAGGTGCAGGAAGCTCTACAGGAAGTCTGGATGCCTCCAATATGTTTAAGCCGGCTCTTGCAAGAGGAGAAATTCAATGCATCGGAGCCACTACTTTGGATGAATACCGTCAATATATTGAAAAAGATGGAGCATTAGAGAGAAGATTCCAGAAAGTAATGGTAGAGCCTACCTCTATTGACGAAACCATTCAGATTTTAAATCAGATCAAAGATAAGTATGAAGAGCATCATAATGTGATTTATACACCAGAAGCCATATTGGCTTGTGTGAATCTTACATCAAGATATATTACAGATCGTTTCCTACCGGATAAAGCGATTGATGCAATGGACGAAGCAGGTTCCCGTGTTTATATCAAAAACATGAAAGTTCCTACCGAAATCATTGAATTCGAAAAGAAAATTGAGGACATCAAAGAAATGAAGCAGAAAGCTGTAAAAGCTCAGGATTATCTTGAAGCCAGAAAGCTTAAAGATGAGGAGGAAAGACTTCAAATGGAGCTTAATGCCGCACAAGATCAGTGGGATAAGGATGTAAAAGAGAAAAAAGAAACGGTTACAGAAGAAAACGTTGCAGAGGTAGTTTCCATGATGAGTGGTGTTCCTGTAACCAAAGTTGGTAAAAATGAGCTTGATAAATTAGCTCAGATGGACAACAACCTGAACGGAAAAGTTATCGGACAGGAAGATGCTGTAAGAAAAGTAGTTAAAGCTATTCAACGTAACAGAGCGGGTCTTAAAGATCCAAATCGTCCGATCGGAACATTTATCTTCTTAGGAACAACCGGTGTTGGTAAGACTGAGCTTGCCAAGGTAATGGCAAGAGAACTTTTCGATTCAGATGAAGCATTGATCCGAATTGATATGAGTGAATATATGGAAAAATTCGCCGTATCAAGATTGGTAGGTGCGCCTCCGGGATATGTTGGATATGAGGAAGGAGGTCAGCTTACTGAAGCTGTGAGAAGAAAACCTTATGCGGTAGTTCTTCTTGATGAGATTGAAAAAGCTCACCCTGATGTATTCAATATCTTATTACAGATTCTGGATGAAGGACATGTTACAGATAGTTTAGGTAGAAAAATTGATTTCAGAAACACGATCATTATTCTTACTTCAAACATCGGAACAAGAGACCTTAAAGACTTTGGGGATGGTGTTGGATTCGGAACTTCTGCTAAGAAGTCAAATACAGACAACAGAGCAAGAAGCACAATTGAAAATGCCCTTAAGAAAGCATTTGCTCCTGAATTCCTGAACAGAATTGATGACATCGTGATCTTTAACTCTCTTGAACAGACTGATATCAAGAAAATCATTGATCTGGAATTAAATAAGCTTTACACCAGACTTGATAAATTAGGATATAAAGTTGATTTAACTGAAGCAGCTAAAGATTTTATTTCTGAAAAAGGATGGGATAAAGATTTTGGTGCAAGACCATTGAAAAGAGCAATCCAGAAATACATTGAGGATTTATTGGCAGAAATGCTGGTAAACAAGCAATTAAATGAAGGAGAAACAATTGTTCTTGATGTAAATGAAGCTAAAGACGGATTAACCGGCAAGGCTCAAAAGACCAAAAAGACGACTGAAAAGTCTTCTCAATAA
- a CDS encoding uroporphyrinogen decarboxylase — MNPEIAAYIGYSASLFLVLSFILKDVRKIRIVNMIGCICFVIYGIFNGMLWPVIIPNGLICIIQIYHLMAGKKS, encoded by the coding sequence ATGAACCCCGAAATTGCTGCTTATATAGGATATTCTGCTTCACTTTTTCTTGTGTTGAGCTTTATATTGAAAGATGTAAGAAAAATTAGAATCGTAAATATGATCGGCTGTATTTGTTTTGTCATTTATGGTATCTTTAACGGAATGCTCTGGCCGGTTATTATACCCAACGGATTGATCTGTATCATACAGATTTACCATTTAATGGCCGGAAAGAAAAGTTAA